tCACCTTGTCTGCAAGAGGATCAAGGTAAGAACCAACAACAGAATTTATTCCCATCCTCCTGGCCACGTACCCATCTAGCTACAAGGCACAGAGAGTAAGACTAAATTAGAAAGGAGGGCATAACTTCTATTTAAGGAGAAGAATGGAGCATACACACCCAATCACTTGCCCCAGAAATAGCTAGCCCAACAAATGCAGGAAGATACATATCATGCATAATCATCCTGCAATATTTAAACAGAAATGTAAAATTAAGGACTGTATATATAGTTTGTAGCTTTACTGTAGAATGATTACAGCATGTTGACAATGCAGTATAAGCAATGCTTATGGCATAAAAACTCAACCACATTCAAGAAAACACAACTGATCATGTCAAGAAAAAACAGCTGGTCATGTCCATGGCATTCAAAATATCTAATTAACTGTAAGAAGACATAATGCTTGACCAAGGAAGATAATTGACTCAGGTGTTGCTTGTTCTTGTCCTAGTTCTTAAACACGTTCGAAAAACCAAAGGCACACATCCAGGTGTATAAAGTATTTGCACTCCTATACTCGGTTCAATTAATTACAAGGCCTTCAATGCACTATAGAATGCTAAATTGACTAAACTAAACAGCCGCAATTAGTCTCCATTTATCGATCAACTACACCTCAATCCCAAGCACAACCAGTTTCAATAAAACCCAAGTGATTATGTCTAATTTTATGATAAACAAACATAATTCTTAGCCAAGGAAAATGGACTCTGGTGTTGCTTGTCCTTGTACTAGTTCCTATACTTACAGACTCAAATGCAAAGGCATACAGCCAAGTACATAAATTTTTTGCGGTCTTTTACCTTCTCACTTCTCTTTCAAACTTCTTATTCAATAAGTAGTACTAAAATTGACTGAATTAGATGCCCACAATTCGTCTGAATCATGAAATACAAATGCCAACAAAATGAAGTTGTTCTGCATTCTACAATAAAGAAGTCATCAAGGAAATTTACCAGGCCAGAAATGGACCGGATATCATTCTACTCAAGGAAATCAAGTTAGGCAAGTTGAGGAAACTATCCCTAACTTCAACAGCCAGCTGAGATTTTTTCCACTGCTTATCATTCGTCCCATTTTGCAAAGGATGCGTCGATTGGAAGCTTAATTTGTACGGAAATTGCAATCTAAGAGCACTAACTCTGGGGAAAGCGAGGAGAAAATCCGATTGAAGGTGTAACGAAGTTGCGGACTGAGAAAGCTTACACGGAGGCGAAGAGAGGAAAAGAGGACAAAAATTAGCGGCGGCGGAGAACGGAAAAAGTGAATTGGGACGGGAGAGGAAGTGGCGGCGCCGGCGATAGACGAAAGGATCGACGTTAAGTGACGGCGTTAACGGAATGGTCGTTGACGAAGAGGATGAGGAGGAGAAATAGTAGGGAAAGAAGGTTCTAGAAGAAGTGATTTGGCTTTTATTGAGCTGTTGGCTTCGAGAAATTAGGGTTTTGATTGATCTGAAAATCGCCATTGATGAAGCATTTTTCATGCACAGAGAGATGTTAGGTTTTTTGCGAGGGTTTAGTTGAGAACGGTCCAACGTGGCAAAAAAGACTTGACACGTGTTAACCAACTAAGTTATgcacaaaaatataaatatacaagtaaGATTGTAATAAGTGTTACCAGTTAAATCAAATTATGGAGGATGTCTACTCTTCTACCATGActttcctccatgatcttcatctcaaatgcttagtgacatattcaatgacatatttttcttcacttttcatgcctatataaatgcCTTATAATAGATACGAAAATAcaaacaattgaagaagaaaatatcTCCCCTCTCTGTCTCtttatatctcttagcttgtttttccttgttataTATTgctactttgagttatattttataacgcGTTATTAACACGAATTAGTTTCTAGTCAAGTCCAATCTGGCACACACTAGCTACCACCACTCTGCTTTCTGGTATGTTTCTTTTAAAGTTGTCATAACATTGTTATTACGTCTCGAGAATTTTCTTTTTCCCAAGGTTGATTGTTAATCTGCACATATACCAGTATATTTAGATGTTACCATTCTTTAAATATTTTCAACCAATCAATTCTATGCTTATGTAAGTTCCATTACATGGAATTAATTATTTTGGTAACCACATAAAAGTGATGCATCCATATAATTTGTGGTTTAAAACTCTAAGCAGTTATTTTTATGAGCATACCTCTaacaaattttaaaataattatagatTGACATtttattcaaaatttaaaaatatatacagaTGTCAAATTTAGATTGTAAGATCGTTATAAATTTGTTATTAAGATATTATAAGAATATATAGAATACGTATATTAATTCATTTCGATAATAAGACTTTGTCATAATTACATATGAGCTTTACTTCTCTTTTTGTTTATTTATCTCTGAATTCAATTAAGAATTTGCCACAAAATTTTTTGGTTAATTTTATTGATTCAAAAATTTGTTAAATTCTGTTTATATAAATATGAATACCATATTACAtgacttattattattattattattattattattattattattattattattattattattattattattattattattattattattattattattattattattattttcttgtttcataattacccaaattgattctaatttatctattttttttaatgaTAGTTTTCATTATGTCGAATTTATCAAAGCTTGAATTTGTGGCACTTGACATCTccggaaagaattatttattatgggtccttgatgctgaaattcaccttGCTGCAAAAGCTCTTGAAAATACTATTATACAAGGAAATGAAACATCAGGCCAAGATAAAgcaaaaactgtgattttccttCGTCATCATCTCGATGAAGGGTTAAAGA
The DNA window shown above is from Nicotiana tomentosiformis chromosome 8, ASM39032v3, whole genome shotgun sequence and carries:
- the LOC104091638 gene encoding cardiolipin synthase (CMP-forming), mitochondrial, which codes for MKNASSMAIFRSIKTLISRSQQLNKSQITSSRTFFPYYFSSSSSSSTTIPLTPSLNVDPFVYRRRRHFLSRPNSLFPFSAAANFCPLFLSSPPCKLSQSATSLHLQSDFLLAFPRVSALRLQFPYKLSFQSTHPLQNGTNDKQWKKSQLAVEVRDSFLNLPNLISLSRMISGPFLAWMIMHDMYLPAFVGLAISGASDWLDGYVARRMGINSVVGSYLDPLADKVLIAFVALAMVDKGLLHPALVSMVVLRDVALVGGAVYKRASILEWKWRSWFEFFNLDGTRPQKVEPLLISKVNTVFQLALVAAALLQPDLGNEETQTYITYLSWLVALTTVASTAAYGAQHLRNRASLKNSLTRF